One window of the Enterobacter huaxiensis genome contains the following:
- the flhC gene encoding flagellar transcriptional regulator FlhC, translating into MKMSEKSIVQEARDIQLAMELITLGARLQMLESETQLSRGRLIKLYKELRGSPPPKGMLPFSTDWFMTWEQNIHASMFCNAWQYLLKTGLCSGVDAVIKAYKLYLEQCPQQEEGPLLALTRAWTLVRFVESGMLELSRCNCCDGNFITHAHQPAGSFACSLCQPPSRAVKRRKLSRDAADIIPQLLDEQIEQAV; encoded by the coding sequence TTGAAAATGAGCGAGAAAAGCATTGTTCAGGAAGCTCGTGACATACAGCTGGCAATGGAACTCATTACGCTCGGTGCGCGTTTACAAATGCTGGAAAGCGAGACGCAGCTGAGCCGTGGTCGCCTTATTAAGCTGTATAAAGAATTACGGGGTAGCCCACCACCGAAAGGTATGCTGCCGTTTTCAACAGACTGGTTTATGACATGGGAGCAGAACATTCACGCCTCGATGTTCTGTAACGCATGGCAGTACCTGCTGAAGACGGGGCTGTGCAGCGGCGTCGATGCCGTGATCAAAGCCTATAAACTTTACCTTGAGCAATGCCCACAGCAGGAAGAGGGTCCCCTGCTGGCGCTGACCCGCGCATGGACGCTGGTGCGTTTTGTTGAAAGCGGAATGCTTGAACTGTCACGCTGCAACTGCTGTGACGGTAACTTTATCACCCATGCACACCAGCCTGCTGGCAGCTTCGCCTGCAGTTTATGCCAGCCGCCATCCCGCGCAGTAAAAAGACGTAAACTTTCCCGGGATGCTGCCGATATTATTCCACAACTGCTGGATGAACAGATCGAACAAGCTGTTTAA
- the cheA gene encoding chemotaxis protein CheA: MSMDISDFYQTFFDEADELLADMEQHLLDLVPEAPDSEQLNAIFRAAHSIKGGAGTFGFTILQETTHLMENLLDEARRGEMQLNTDIINLFLETKDIMQEQLDAYKSSAEPDAASFEYICNALRQLALEAKGEVAVVAEPAAKLSVVDAVAAQDAQPAKLRVVLSRLKESEVNLLEEELGNLATLSNVVKGKDSLAATLDDGIGQDDIVAVLCFVIEADQITFETEAAAVEVPAEVEEVAVVAAPAAVPAAPVLKAVPNESAAPARGEKPAARSSESTSIRVAVEKVDQLINLVGELVITQSMLAQRSNELDPVTHGDLITSMGQLQRNARDLQESVMSIRMMPMEYVFSRFPRLVRDLAGKLNKQIELTQLGSSTELDKSLIERIIDPLTHLVRNSLDHGIESPEKRIEAGKSPVGNLILSAEHQGGNICIEVTDDGAGLNRDRILAKAISQGMNVNENMTDEEVGMLIFAPGFSTAEQVTDVSGRGVGMDVVKRNIQEMGGHVEIKSKQGSGTTIRILLPLTLAILDGMSVKVANEVFILPLNAVMESLQPREEDLHPLAGGERVLEVRGEYLPLVELWKVFEVDGAKTEATQGIVVILQSAGRRYALLVDQLIGQHQVVVKNLESNYRKVPGISAATILGDGSVALIVDVSALQGLNREQRVAYTAA, from the coding sequence GTGAGCATGGATATTAGCGATTTTTACCAGACCTTCTTTGATGAAGCCGACGAACTGTTGGCTGATATGGAGCAACACCTGCTGGACCTGGTGCCCGAAGCACCGGATTCAGAGCAGCTTAATGCCATCTTCCGCGCGGCGCATTCCATTAAAGGCGGTGCCGGAACCTTTGGTTTTACCATTTTGCAGGAAACCACGCACCTGATGGAAAACCTGCTTGATGAAGCACGACGCGGTGAGATGCAGCTCAATACCGACATTATCAACCTGTTTTTGGAAACCAAAGATATTATGCAGGAACAGCTCGACGCCTACAAAAGCTCGGCAGAGCCTGATGCCGCCAGCTTTGAATACATCTGCAATGCGCTGCGCCAGCTGGCGCTGGAAGCCAAAGGTGAAGTCGCCGTAGTCGCTGAACCGGCGGCCAAACTGAGCGTAGTTGATGCGGTTGCCGCACAAGACGCTCAGCCCGCCAAGCTGCGCGTTGTGCTGTCTCGTCTGAAAGAGAGTGAAGTTAATCTGCTGGAAGAAGAGCTGGGCAACCTGGCGACGCTGAGCAACGTGGTCAAGGGCAAAGACAGCCTGGCCGCGACGCTTGACGACGGCATTGGCCAGGACGATATCGTGGCGGTGCTGTGCTTTGTTATCGAAGCCGATCAAATTACGTTTGAAACGGAAGCCGCAGCGGTTGAAGTGCCCGCAGAGGTGGAAGAGGTTGCTGTCGTTGCGGCGCCTGCCGCGGTACCCGCAGCCCCGGTGCTGAAAGCCGTACCAAATGAATCTGCCGCTCCAGCCCGCGGTGAAAAACCGGCTGCCCGTTCCAGTGAATCCACCAGCATCCGCGTGGCGGTTGAAAAGGTAGACCAGCTGATTAACCTGGTCGGCGAACTGGTGATCACCCAGTCGATGCTGGCCCAGCGTTCAAACGAACTGGACCCGGTGACCCACGGCGATCTGATTACCAGCATGGGTCAGTTACAACGTAACGCCCGCGATCTGCAGGAATCGGTGATGTCCATCCGTATGATGCCGATGGAATATGTCTTCAGCCGCTTCCCGCGTCTGGTGCGCGATCTCGCCGGTAAACTGAATAAACAGATTGAGCTAACGCAGCTAGGCAGCTCAACCGAGCTGGATAAGAGCCTGATTGAGCGCATTATCGACCCGTTAACGCACCTTGTGCGCAACAGCCTCGACCACGGCATCGAGTCCCCGGAGAAGCGCATTGAGGCCGGTAAATCCCCGGTCGGGAACCTGATCCTGTCTGCCGAACACCAGGGCGGCAATATCTGTATCGAAGTGACCGATGACGGTGCGGGACTGAACCGCGACCGCATTCTGGCGAAAGCGATATCGCAGGGCATGAACGTCAACGAAAACATGACTGACGAAGAAGTGGGCATGCTGATCTTTGCGCCGGGCTTCTCGACTGCCGAGCAGGTGACGGACGTTTCCGGGCGCGGCGTGGGCATGGACGTGGTGAAACGTAACATCCAGGAGATGGGCGGCCACGTTGAGATCAAGTCGAAGCAAGGCTCAGGCACCACCATTCGTATCCTGCTGCCGCTGACGCTGGCGATCCTCGACGGCATGTCCGTGAAGGTGGCAAACGAAGTCTTTATCCTGCCGCTGAACGCGGTGATGGAGTCACTGCAGCCGCGTGAGGAAGATCTGCACCCGCTGGCGGGCGGCGAGCGCGTGCTTGAAGTGCGCGGCGAGTACCTGCCGCTGGTGGAGCTGTGGAAAGTGTTCGAAGTGGACGGTGCGAAAACCGAAGCGACGCAGGGCATCGTGGTGATCCTGCAAAGTGCCGGGCGCCGCTATGCGCTGCTGGTCGACCAGCTGATTGGTCAGCACCAGGTGGTGGTGAAGAACCTCGAAAGCAACTATCGCAAAGTGCCTGGCATTTCTGCAGCCACCATCCTGGGTGATGGTAGCGTCGCGCTGATCGTCGATGTGTCGGCGCTTCAGGGATTAAATCGTGAACAACGTGTGGCGTACACAGCCGCCTGA
- the cheW gene encoding chemotaxis protein CheW has product MTGMSNVTKLAGEPSGQEFLVFTLGDEEYGIDILKVQEIRGYDQVTRIANTPSFIKGVTNLRGVIVPIVDLRVKFSQGDVEYNDNTVVIVLNLGQRVVGIVVDGVSDVLSLTSDQIRPAPEFAVTLSTEYLTGLGALGDRMLILVNIEKLLNSDEMALLDIAASHVA; this is encoded by the coding sequence ATGACCGGTATGAGTAATGTAACGAAACTGGCGGGCGAGCCATCAGGGCAGGAGTTCCTGGTTTTCACTTTAGGTGACGAAGAGTACGGTATCGACATCCTCAAAGTGCAGGAAATTCGTGGTTACGATCAGGTAACGCGCATTGCGAACACGCCGTCCTTTATCAAGGGCGTCACAAACCTGCGCGGCGTGATTGTGCCTATCGTCGACCTGCGCGTGAAGTTCAGCCAGGGCGACGTGGAGTATAACGACAACACCGTGGTGATCGTCCTGAATCTGGGGCAGCGCGTGGTGGGTATTGTGGTGGACGGCGTATCGGATGTCCTGTCGCTGACGTCCGACCAAATTCGTCCTGCGCCGGAGTTTGCGGTAACGCTGTCTACCGAATACCTGACCGGTCTGGGCGCGCTCGGCGACCGCATGCTGATTCTGGTGAACATCGAGAAGCTGCTGAACAGCGACGAGATGGCGCTGCTGGATATCGCGGCGAGTCACGTGGCGTAG
- the motB gene encoding flagellar motor protein MotB, translated as MKNQSHPIVIVKKRKHKGHGHGSHGSWKIAYADFMTAMMAFFLVMWLISISSPKELIQIAEYFRTPLATAVSGGPRISNSDSPIPGGGDDYTQQKGEVKKEPNIDELKRRMEQARLKKLRGDLDQLIEADPKLRALRPHLKIDLVQEGLRIQIIDSQNRPMFKTGSAEVEPYMRDILRAIAPVLNGIPNRVSLSGHTDDFPYASGEKGYSNWELSADRANASRRELVVGGLDDGKVLRVVGMAATMRLTDRGPDDAINRRISLLVLNQQAEQAILHENAESQNESLDDLKQPGAVPSAAVPTSPPANPR; from the coding sequence ATGAAAAACCAGTCCCATCCGATCGTCATCGTAAAAAAGCGCAAGCATAAGGGGCATGGGCACGGCTCTCACGGCTCCTGGAAAATTGCTTACGCTGACTTTATGACCGCCATGATGGCGTTCTTCCTGGTGATGTGGCTGATCTCCATCTCCAGCCCAAAAGAGCTGATCCAGATTGCGGAATATTTCAGAACGCCGCTGGCAACGGCGGTGTCAGGTGGGCCGCGTATCTCTAACAGCGACAGCCCCATTCCTGGCGGTGGCGATGATTACACCCAGCAGAAGGGTGAGGTAAAAAAAGAGCCGAACATCGACGAACTGAAAAGACGGATGGAGCAGGCGCGCCTGAAAAAACTGCGCGGTGACCTGGATCAGCTGATTGAGGCCGATCCCAAACTGCGCGCGCTGCGCCCGCATCTGAAGATCGATCTGGTGCAGGAAGGGCTGCGTATCCAGATTATTGATAGCCAGAACCGCCCAATGTTTAAAACCGGGAGCGCGGAAGTCGAGCCGTACATGCGCGACATTTTACGCGCCATCGCCCCGGTGCTGAACGGTATTCCCAACCGGGTCAGCCTGTCGGGACACACGGATGATTTCCCGTATGCCAGCGGTGAGAAGGGATACAGCAACTGGGAGCTTTCTGCCGATCGTGCCAACGCCTCGCGTCGCGAGCTTGTGGTGGGTGGGCTTGATGATGGCAAGGTACTGCGCGTGGTCGGCATGGCAGCAACCATGCGCCTCACCGACCGCGGGCCGGATGACGCCATCAACCGTCGTATCAGTCTTTTAGTGCTGAACCAGCAGGCGGAGCAGGCCATCCTGCATGAAAACGCCGAAAGTCAGAATGAGTCACTGGACGATTTAAAACAGCCTGGGGCCGTACCTTCGGCTGCCGTTCCAACATCGCCACCAGCGAATCCGAGGTGA
- the motA gene encoding flagellar motor stator protein MotA has product MLILLGYLVVLGTVFGGYMMTGGHLGALYQPAELIIIGGAGVGAFIVGNNGKSIKGTLKAIPLLFRRSKYTKSMYMDLLALLYRLMAKSRQQGMFSLERDIENPKESEIFASYPRILADAMMLDFIVDYLRLIISGNMNTFEIEALMDEEIETHESESEVPANSLALVGDSLPAFGIVAAVMGVVHALASADRPAAELGALIAHAMVGTFLGILLAYGFISPLASVLRQKSAETTKMMQCVKITLLSNLNGYAPPIAVEFGRKTLYSSERPSFIELEEHVRAVKNPNQQTTAEDA; this is encoded by the coding sequence GTGCTTATCTTATTAGGTTACCTGGTAGTTCTCGGTACAGTTTTCGGCGGTTACATGATGACCGGCGGGCACCTTGGAGCACTCTATCAACCGGCTGAACTTATTATCATCGGCGGCGCAGGGGTAGGGGCTTTTATCGTTGGCAACAACGGTAAATCGATCAAGGGTACGCTGAAAGCTATTCCACTGCTGTTCCGCCGTTCGAAGTACACCAAAAGCATGTACATGGATCTGCTGGCGCTGCTCTATCGCCTGATGGCGAAGTCACGCCAGCAGGGTATGTTCTCGCTGGAGCGTGACATCGAAAATCCGAAAGAGAGCGAAATTTTCGCCAGCTATCCGCGCATTCTGGCGGACGCGATGATGCTTGACTTCATCGTGGATTACCTGCGCCTCATCATCAGCGGCAACATGAACACCTTCGAAATTGAAGCGCTGATGGACGAAGAGATCGAAACCCACGAGAGCGAATCCGAAGTGCCGGCAAACAGCCTGGCGCTGGTGGGCGACTCGCTTCCGGCCTTTGGTATCGTTGCCGCCGTAATGGGGGTAGTTCACGCCCTGGCGTCTGCGGATCGTCCGGCGGCGGAGCTGGGCGCGCTGATTGCCCACGCGATGGTCGGTACCTTCCTCGGTATTTTGCTGGCATACGGATTTATCTCCCCGCTGGCGAGCGTTCTGCGTCAAAAGAGCGCAGAAACCACCAAGATGATGCAGTGCGTGAAGATCACGCTGCTCTCTAACCTGAACGGTTACGCCCCGCCTATCGCCGTTGAATTCGGACGTAAAACGCTCTATTCCAGCGAGCGCCCATCGTTTATCGAGCTGGAAGAACACGTGCGTGCGGTGAAAAACCCAAACCAACAGACGACGGCTGAGGACGCATGA